A region from the Desulfoglaeba alkanexedens ALDC genome encodes:
- a CDS encoding DUF4338 domain-containing protein, translating into MHPAEKQQRICGRQFSTQEVALIQEVVTSCAGISRNELAHTICELLNWKRPTGRLKWTEGLQLLERLENLGILVLPAKKMSRMVRSEKSISPSGKAAVYSELTGTVEQFTPIDVELVQSRVQRQLFRELVSRYHYLGYAMPFGARLQYLCYVSRPVRQVVGCLQFCSPAWRMRPRDQWIGWDDATRGRLLQYVVNNSRFLVLAKIRNLSSMLLGCVLRRLRDDWQKIYGVTPYLVETLVDSQRFYGGCYRAANFIVFGQTSGRGRMDRNHQRHGAQVKTVMVYPLVKNARLRLTKG; encoded by the coding sequence ATGCATCCGGCAGAAAAACAGCAAAGGATTTGTGGGCGGCAGTTTTCGACGCAAGAGGTAGCGTTGATCCAAGAGGTCGTCACCAGTTGTGCTGGAATCAGCCGCAACGAGTTGGCACACACGATCTGCGAGCTGCTCAACTGGAAAAGACCAACTGGCCGGCTGAAGTGGACAGAAGGCCTTCAGCTGCTGGAACGGTTGGAAAATCTGGGGATTTTGGTGCTTCCGGCCAAAAAGATGTCGCGCATGGTCCGATCCGAAAAGAGCATTTCGCCATCGGGGAAAGCAGCGGTTTACAGCGAACTTACCGGCACTGTGGAGCAGTTCACCCCTATCGATGTGGAATTGGTTCAAAGCCGGGTGCAGCGACAGCTTTTCCGGGAGTTGGTCAGCCGGTATCATTATCTGGGATACGCCATGCCTTTTGGGGCAAGGCTCCAATATCTGTGCTATGTGAGCCGGCCCGTCAGACAAGTGGTCGGCTGCTTGCAGTTTTGCTCTCCGGCTTGGCGGATGAGGCCTCGGGATCAATGGATCGGTTGGGACGACGCAACGCGTGGGCGCTTGCTTCAGTACGTGGTCAACAACAGCCGGTTTTTGGTACTGGCCAAGATCCGCAATCTTTCCAGCATGCTGCTCGGCTGTGTCTTGAGACGGCTGCGAGACGACTGGCAAAAGATTTATGGGGTTACCCCCTATCTGGTGGAGACGCTGGTGGACAGCCAGCGGTTTTACGGAGGCTGTTACCGAGCGGCCAACTTTATCGTGTTTGGCCAAACCAGCGGCCGGGGCCGCATGGATCGCAACCACCAGCGCCATGGGGCGCAGGTAAAAACCGTGATGGTCTATCCGCTGGTCAAAAATGCGCGGCTTCGACTCACAAAGGGATAA
- a CDS encoding YbaB/EbfC family nucleoid-associated protein: MMKGINPMQQVKTLQKKLAQVQEELAQKTVETSAGGGMVTVVANGRQEVVKITIDRQVVDPEDVEMLEDLVLAAVNDALKKAQEMAAAEMGKLMGGLNLPGLNLPGLF; the protein is encoded by the coding sequence ATGATGAAAGGCATAAATCCCATGCAGCAGGTGAAGACGCTGCAGAAGAAATTGGCCCAGGTGCAGGAAGAACTGGCTCAGAAGACCGTGGAGACTTCCGCGGGCGGCGGTATGGTGACGGTGGTGGCCAATGGGCGGCAGGAAGTGGTGAAAATCACCATCGACCGCCAGGTGGTGGACCCCGAAGACGTGGAAATGCTCGAGGATCTCGTCCTGGCCGCCGTAAACGATGCGCTCAAGAAAGCCCAGGAGATGGCGGCGGCGGAGATGGGAAAGCTCATGGGCGGCCTCAACCTTCCCGGCCTGAACCTCCCGGGTCTATTCTGA
- the dnaX gene encoding DNA polymerase III subunit gamma/tau: MSYLVLARKWRPQTLDEVVGQPHVTRTLENAILSQRIAHAYLFTGARGVGKTSVARILAKALNCEEGPSPRPCNRCSNCREITRGNAVDVLEIDGASNRGIDSIRELRETVRYRPAKSAYKVYIIDEVHMLTAEAFNALLKTLEEPPRHVLFVLATTEPHKIPATILSRCQRFDFRRIPAKLVTDQLKRIVDAEGASFSDSILYAIAREAEGSMRDAQSLLEQLLAFRGEGMNDEEILDILGVVDRRSVYRVGKAVLDGDTAACLQVVEDLYRRGVDSKRFCQQLAEYFRGLLFLSLDEGGGRGWLDVPEEERAVLKEESQRTTSEQLYLYFQVMLQGEEDIRRSTLPRIALEMLLLRMTQLPRLESLEKLLEKLERLEGAPPGSDRCREDTARAEASPPARPRPSAPAPASPSFEPEEEAPWGLQPPLPEGVAGSAPPGESLEEAAPPPFPASPSGKAGPVRDPVEDWAGFLKWLAERHAVLAAKLDESKVRRAGGDAQRLVIDVLEVYEDSLKGPETRNLLSRLAGEYFGRDVSWDVRSQPAVMKNGAVSKGREARDHPRRLVLENPGVQQALEILGGELVEIRPRRPEGK, from the coding sequence ATGTCCTACCTGGTCTTAGCCCGCAAATGGCGCCCCCAGACGTTGGATGAGGTGGTGGGTCAGCCCCACGTGACCCGGACCCTCGAAAACGCCATTCTGTCGCAGCGCATCGCTCACGCCTACCTGTTCACCGGAGCCCGGGGGGTGGGTAAGACGTCCGTCGCGCGGATCCTTGCGAAGGCCCTCAATTGCGAAGAGGGTCCGTCGCCTCGGCCGTGTAACCGGTGCAGCAACTGCCGGGAAATCACCCGCGGAAACGCGGTGGATGTGCTGGAAATCGACGGCGCGTCGAACCGGGGTATAGACAGTATCCGGGAACTCCGCGAGACGGTCCGATACCGGCCGGCCAAGAGCGCCTACAAGGTCTACATCATCGACGAAGTGCACATGCTGACGGCCGAAGCCTTCAACGCGCTTCTCAAAACCCTCGAGGAACCGCCGCGTCATGTGCTGTTCGTCTTGGCCACCACCGAACCGCACAAGATTCCGGCGACCATTCTCAGCCGCTGCCAGCGCTTCGATTTCCGGAGAATTCCGGCGAAGCTCGTGACGGACCAGCTGAAACGGATCGTGGATGCCGAGGGGGCGTCCTTTTCCGATTCGATCCTTTACGCCATCGCCCGGGAAGCGGAAGGCAGCATGCGGGATGCCCAAAGCCTGCTGGAGCAGCTTTTGGCGTTCCGCGGCGAGGGGATGAACGATGAAGAAATCCTGGACATTCTGGGCGTAGTTGACCGTCGCAGTGTTTACCGTGTCGGGAAGGCCGTCCTGGACGGCGACACCGCAGCCTGTCTGCAGGTGGTGGAAGACCTTTACCGGCGGGGCGTCGACAGCAAGCGGTTCTGCCAGCAACTGGCCGAATACTTCCGGGGGCTTCTGTTTCTCTCCTTGGACGAAGGCGGCGGCCGGGGCTGGTTGGATGTTCCGGAAGAGGAACGGGCGGTGCTCAAGGAAGAGTCGCAGCGCACGACTTCCGAGCAGCTTTACCTTTACTTCCAGGTGATGCTCCAGGGGGAGGAGGACATCCGGCGTTCGACGCTGCCGCGGATCGCCCTCGAGATGCTGCTGCTGCGGATGACGCAACTCCCGCGGCTGGAATCCTTGGAAAAGCTGCTCGAAAAACTGGAACGGCTCGAAGGGGCGCCGCCCGGTTCAGACCGGTGCCGGGAGGATACGGCTCGGGCGGAAGCCTCCCCGCCGGCACGCCCCCGGCCGTCGGCGCCCGCTCCGGCTTCCCCGTCCTTTGAGCCGGAAGAGGAGGCACCGTGGGGACTTCAGCCGCCTCTTCCTGAAGGCGTTGCCGGTTCCGCGCCGCCTGGCGAATCCTTGGAGGAAGCAGCCCCCCCGCCGTTTCCGGCGTCGCCTTCCGGAAAAGCAGGGCCCGTTCGGGATCCGGTGGAGGACTGGGCCGGCTTCTTGAAGTGGCTCGCAGAGCGCCACGCCGTCCTGGCGGCCAAGCTGGACGAAAGCAAGGTGCGACGCGCCGGCGGCGATGCGCAGCGCCTGGTGATCGATGTTTTGGAAGTCTACGAGGACAGTCTGAAAGGCCCTGAAACCCGGAACCTTCTTTCCCGGCTGGCCGGGGAATACTTCGGGCGGGACGTTTCGTGGGACGTTCGATCCCAGCCGGCGGTTATGAAGAACGGGGCCGTCTCCAAGGGCCGGGAAGCGCGCGACCATCCCAGGCGCCTGGTGCTCGAAAACCCGGGGGTTCAGCAGGCGCTGGAAATCCTCGGCGGCGAACTGGTGGAAATCCGTCCCCGCCGGCCCGAGGGGAAATAA
- the porB gene encoding pyruvate synthase subunit PorB, which produces MGIAAEALKDFNGFNPKKLPEGEPLSPGHRACQGCGEILALRQVMKALGSNVIVASATGCMEIVTSPFPQTAWRVPWIHVAFENAAAVISGVESAYKVLNRKGRIHQPDVVFLAYAGDGGTADIGLQALSGALERGHNFVYVCLDNEAYMNTGIQRSSATPYGAMTTTSPPGKKSIGQRTWKKNVAAIAAAHGIPYVATASPAYALDLMNKVKKAAMVPGPAYLHIYSPCPTGWRYPTDLTVEVARLAVQSKVFPLYEVIDGQWILSRKIAKPKPVSEYLKLQRRFRHLTETEIERIQARVDAEYEELLKRCVTPEKEGKASKETEE; this is translated from the coding sequence ATGGGCATAGCAGCGGAAGCACTGAAGGATTTCAATGGGTTTAACCCGAAGAAGCTGCCCGAGGGCGAGCCCCTTTCGCCGGGGCACCGGGCGTGCCAGGGTTGCGGCGAGATCCTGGCCCTGCGCCAGGTGATGAAGGCGTTGGGAAGCAACGTCATCGTGGCCAGCGCCACGGGGTGCATGGAAATCGTGACGTCGCCCTTTCCTCAAACGGCCTGGCGGGTACCTTGGATTCACGTGGCCTTTGAAAATGCGGCCGCAGTCATCAGCGGCGTCGAATCGGCCTACAAGGTGCTCAACCGCAAGGGCCGAATCCATCAGCCGGATGTGGTGTTTCTGGCCTATGCGGGCGACGGCGGAACGGCCGATATCGGGCTTCAAGCGTTGAGCGGCGCGCTGGAGCGCGGCCACAACTTCGTTTATGTCTGCCTGGACAACGAAGCCTACATGAATACCGGAATCCAACGGTCGTCGGCCACGCCCTACGGCGCCATGACCACCACGTCGCCTCCGGGTAAGAAGAGCATCGGCCAGCGGACCTGGAAGAAGAACGTTGCGGCCATTGCGGCGGCTCACGGCATCCCCTACGTGGCCACGGCGTCTCCGGCCTATGCGCTGGACCTCATGAACAAGGTGAAAAAGGCGGCTATGGTGCCCGGACCGGCGTATCTTCACATCTATTCGCCGTGCCCGACCGGGTGGCGCTACCCAACCGACCTCACCGTGGAAGTGGCGCGTCTTGCAGTCCAAAGCAAGGTCTTCCCGCTCTACGAAGTGATCGACGGCCAGTGGATCCTTTCGCGAAAGATCGCCAAGCCCAAGCCGGTGAGCGAATACCTGAAGCTGCAGCGCCGCTTCCGGCACCTTACGGAAACCGAGATCGAGCGGATCCAGGCCCGAGTGGACGCCGAATACGAGGAACTCCTGAAGCGCTGCGTCACCCCCGAAAAGGAAGGCAAGGCGTCGAAGGAAACGGAAGAATAG
- the recR gene encoding recombination mediator RecR: MAKDAYPPTLQELIRRLSRLPGLGEKSAGRIAMHLLRASDEEAFALADAVRRVKERIHTCPKCFHFTDGDVCSICRDPARATGELCVVETTADLLAIEDSGAYRGRYHVLQGALAPIDGVGPRDLRIEELLKRIEAEGIREVIIATNPSSEGEATAHYLMKLLEKRPVKLSRIAFGIPMGGDLKYTDKVTLEKALSGRRQVN; encoded by the coding sequence ATGGCGAAAGACGCCTACCCACCGACGCTTCAGGAGCTGATCCGCCGCTTGAGCCGACTGCCGGGGCTCGGGGAAAAGAGCGCCGGCCGGATCGCCATGCACCTGCTGCGCGCTTCCGATGAGGAAGCCTTCGCGCTGGCCGATGCGGTCCGCCGGGTGAAAGAGCGGATCCACACCTGCCCGAAATGCTTTCACTTCACCGACGGCGACGTGTGTTCCATCTGCCGGGATCCGGCAAGGGCGACGGGGGAACTCTGCGTGGTGGAAACCACCGCCGATCTGCTGGCGATTGAAGACTCAGGGGCCTACCGGGGGCGTTATCACGTGCTCCAGGGGGCGCTCGCCCCCATCGACGGCGTGGGCCCCAGGGATCTGCGGATCGAGGAACTCCTGAAGCGCATCGAAGCGGAAGGCATCCGGGAAGTCATCATCGCCACCAATCCCAGTTCGGAAGGTGAGGCCACGGCCCACTACCTCATGAAGCTCCTGGAGAAACGACCCGTCAAGCTGAGCCGGATCGCCTTCGGGATTCCCATGGGCGGGGACCTCAAGTATACGGACAAGGTGACGCTGGAAAAAGCCCTTTCGGGGCGGCGGCAAGTGAATTGA
- the tadA gene encoding tRNA adenosine(34) deaminase TadA encodes MDDRLQHEGYMDLALAQARKALEGGEVPVGAVLVDEAGTVLAEAHNRCVALCDPTAHAEVLTLRKAGNVLKNYRLTGTVLYVTLEPCAMCVGALIHARVARVVYGTADPRSGAAGSVVALTNVPAFNHHIEVVGGVKARECSELLRAFFQARRGNRS; translated from the coding sequence ATGGATGATCGGTTGCAACACGAAGGCTACATGGACCTGGCCTTGGCGCAGGCGCGCAAGGCGTTAGAGGGAGGCGAGGTGCCCGTGGGGGCCGTTTTGGTGGACGAGGCCGGGACGGTCCTGGCCGAGGCTCACAACCGTTGCGTGGCGCTTTGCGATCCCACGGCCCATGCGGAAGTGCTGACGCTGCGGAAAGCCGGAAACGTCCTGAAAAATTACAGGCTTACGGGTACGGTCCTTTACGTGACGCTGGAACCCTGTGCCATGTGCGTGGGGGCGCTGATCCATGCCCGGGTGGCCCGGGTGGTTTATGGAACGGCGGATCCCCGTTCAGGAGCGGCCGGCAGCGTTGTGGCCTTGACAAATGTGCCGGCCTTCAATCATCATATTGAGGTTGTCGGCGGCGTGAAGGCTCGGGAGTGTTCGGAACTTCTGCGGGCCTTCTTCCAGGCGCGGCGCGGCAATCGAAGTTGA
- a CDS encoding 2-oxoacid:acceptor oxidoreductase family protein → MIEIRFHGRGGQGAVTSAELTALAAIEQGKFAQAFPSFGPERRGAPVMAFVRVSDTQIRTREKVYSPHIVVVLDSTLLQIVDVEAGTGDDGLVVLNTRMSAPEVREQMGLKRRLALVDASTIAMETMRVPITNTTMLGALVKASGLMPIEALREPIRNRFGPIAEKNMAACLRAFEETIVED, encoded by the coding sequence ATGATCGAAATTCGTTTTCATGGCCGTGGGGGACAGGGCGCGGTGACGTCGGCGGAATTGACGGCCCTGGCCGCCATCGAACAGGGAAAGTTCGCGCAGGCGTTTCCGAGTTTCGGGCCGGAACGGCGGGGGGCGCCGGTGATGGCCTTCGTCCGGGTGAGCGACACGCAGATCCGAACGCGGGAAAAGGTGTACAGCCCCCATATCGTGGTGGTCCTGGATTCCACGCTGCTTCAGATTGTGGATGTGGAAGCCGGGACGGGAGACGACGGCCTGGTGGTGCTCAACACCCGGATGTCCGCTCCGGAAGTTCGTGAACAAATGGGCCTGAAACGCCGGCTGGCGCTTGTGGATGCGAGCACCATCGCCATGGAGACCATGCGGGTGCCCATCACCAACACCACCATGCTGGGAGCGCTGGTGAAAGCCTCCGGGCTGATGCCCATCGAGGCGCTGCGCGAGCCTATCCGCAACCGCTTCGGCCCCATCGCCGAAAAGAACATGGCGGCCTGCCTGCGCGCCTTTGAAGAAACGATCGTGGAGGATTGA
- a CDS encoding DUF2924 domain-containing protein — protein MEATTYQEVQGLSRMTVGELRDKYIEVFGEETRSYHKEFLRKRIAWRIQALAEGDLSERARRRAEELANDADLRTRAPRDPVASGSSEVKARTATGRISPSRDPRLPLPGTLLAREFQGRDIVVKVLDNGFEFDGRRYKSLSAIAQEVTGSKWNGFLFFGIADGAARGGSRKPERRKE, from the coding sequence ATGGAAGCAACAACGTATCAAGAGGTCCAGGGGCTCTCCCGGATGACCGTAGGAGAGCTCCGAGACAAGTACATCGAGGTCTTCGGAGAAGAGACCCGCTCTTACCACAAAGAGTTCCTTCGCAAGCGAATCGCTTGGCGTATCCAAGCCCTGGCCGAGGGTGACCTTTCGGAGCGGGCCCGGCGCAGAGCCGAGGAACTGGCCAACGACGCCGACCTGAGAACGCGGGCTCCGCGTGATCCGGTCGCCTCGGGTTCCTCCGAGGTCAAAGCGAGAACGGCTACCGGCCGAATATCCCCGTCGCGCGACCCGAGGCTGCCTCTGCCCGGAACTCTGCTCGCCCGCGAGTTCCAAGGCCGCGACATTGTGGTCAAGGTCCTCGACAACGGCTTCGAGTTCGACGGCCGACGCTACAAGTCCCTCTCCGCCATCGCCCAGGAGGTCACCGGTAGCAAGTGGAACGGGTTCCTCTTCTTCGGCATCGCCGATGGAGCTGCCAGAGGCGGGAGCCGCAAACCCGAGAGGAGAAAGGAATGA
- a CDS encoding 4Fe-4S binding protein, with protein sequence MAKETGAVSWKELELGCTLVEAGSASKLKTGDWRSMRPVTDFDLCIKCGQCYIFCPDMVYSRNEEGYYIANYYYCKGCGICARECPKDAIKMVQEGD encoded by the coding sequence GTGGCCAAAGAAACTGGAGCGGTAAGCTGGAAGGAACTGGAGCTGGGCTGCACGTTGGTGGAAGCCGGAAGCGCTTCTAAGCTCAAAACGGGCGACTGGCGGTCCATGAGGCCGGTCACCGATTTTGACCTGTGCATCAAGTGCGGCCAGTGTTACATCTTCTGTCCGGACATGGTCTATTCCCGCAACGAGGAAGGCTACTATATCGCCAACTACTACTACTGCAAGGGCTGCGGGATCTGCGCCCGGGAGTGCCCGAAGGACGCCATCAAGATGGTGCAGGAGGGGGACTGA
- a CDS encoding transketolase C-terminal domain-containing protein, protein MGKRVGMEVSIAAAEMVGLCDVDVIAAYPITPQTHIVEHLSELVADGHLDAEFIPVESEHSAMSTCVGAAAAGARTFTSTSSQGYALMAEICYIASSLRLPIVMAVVNRALSAPISIWNDHADLMMSRDTGWIQTVAENGQEVVDLLLHAFRVAEDHRVLLPAIVNLDGFTLSHMIEPVLLPDEDEVKRYLPPYRPRLRLDPEKPMTFGPVGMPEVYTEVKKAQDEAFKASYPVIVETWDEFAKVFGRRYRPVETYKSEDADVIILTMGSTSETAMTAVDKMRAEGKKVGLVRLRLWRPFPFDELYQALKGAGAVAVMDRAMGFSGGAGPVCTEVKACLYDRAFYPYIQNYVAGLGGRDITVENFEEIHDKLVASMKRGDPMGYEIINVRE, encoded by the coding sequence ATGGGCAAGCGCGTGGGAATGGAAGTCTCCATCGCCGCCGCCGAAATGGTGGGGCTGTGCGATGTGGACGTGATCGCGGCCTATCCCATCACGCCGCAGACGCATATCGTGGAACATCTTTCGGAACTGGTGGCCGACGGGCATCTGGATGCGGAATTCATTCCGGTGGAGTCGGAACACAGCGCCATGAGCACCTGCGTGGGCGCGGCGGCGGCCGGCGCCCGGACCTTTACGTCCACCAGCTCTCAGGGCTATGCGCTGATGGCTGAAATCTGCTACATCGCCTCCAGCCTGCGGCTTCCCATTGTGATGGCGGTGGTGAACCGGGCGTTGAGCGCTCCCATCAGCATCTGGAACGACCACGCGGACCTGATGATGAGCCGCGACACCGGCTGGATCCAGACGGTGGCCGAAAACGGCCAGGAAGTGGTGGACCTCTTGCTGCATGCCTTTCGGGTGGCGGAAGACCACCGTGTGCTGCTTCCGGCGATCGTGAACCTCGACGGATTCACGCTGAGCCACATGATCGAACCGGTGCTGCTGCCCGATGAAGACGAAGTGAAGCGCTACCTGCCGCCCTACCGGCCGAGGCTTCGCCTGGATCCCGAAAAACCCATGACCTTCGGTCCCGTGGGGATGCCGGAGGTTTACACCGAGGTGAAAAAGGCCCAGGATGAGGCGTTCAAGGCATCGTATCCCGTGATCGTCGAAACCTGGGACGAGTTCGCAAAGGTCTTCGGCCGGCGGTACCGGCCGGTGGAAACTTACAAGTCCGAAGACGCCGATGTCATCATCCTCACCATGGGAAGCACTTCGGAAACGGCCATGACGGCCGTGGACAAGATGCGGGCCGAGGGGAAAAAGGTGGGGCTGGTGCGGCTCCGGCTCTGGCGCCCTTTCCCCTTTGACGAGCTTTACCAGGCGCTCAAGGGGGCCGGAGCCGTTGCGGTGATGGACCGCGCCATGGGCTTCAGCGGCGGCGCCGGGCCGGTCTGTACGGAAGTGAAGGCGTGCTTGTATGATCGGGCCTTCTACCCCTACATCCAGAACTACGTGGCGGGGCTCGGCGGAAGAGACATAACGGTCGAAAACTTCGAAGAAATACATGACAAGCTGGTCGCGTCCATGAAGCGCGGTGATCCCATGGGATATGAAATCATCAATGTGAGGGAATGA
- a CDS encoding IS1634 family transposase, with translation MFARIKKSGKYDYLQIVENQRVNSKVTQRVIATVGRMDKLSAKGEVETLIRSLSRFSEKALLVLSGKSEIQCEAKTIGPAIIFERLWCELGIQQVIRDLLHNRAFLFDVERAIFLTVLHRILISGSDRFCDKWRRDLVVKGTEDLALHQFYRAMAFLGEVLDDQEHATLSSPRCVKDVIEEKMFAGQRHLFAELDLVFFDTTSVYFHGEGGESLGRRGFSKDHRPELKQMVVGAVLDQNGRPLCCEMWPGNSTDVKTLVPVTDRIRKRFGVGRFCIVADRGMVSRETIRELEERKIAYILGTRMRKVKEITAEVLARAGRYKEVKCEGRSPLKVKEVMVRDKRYIVCLNPKQAEKDKADRDKIIDSLREQIRKGPKALVGNEGYRKFLKVDKDSIHIDLDKVKEEERFDGKWVLITNTNWSSDRVALKYKELWQVEHSFRDLKSTFETRPVFHQRDVRGHVFCSFLALVLRKELYRRLDRAAHAFEWSDIKQDLSALQEIVIEENGKRFALRSQCLGTCSSVFRAVGVAIPPTIRVLS, from the coding sequence ATGTTCGCTCGCATCAAAAAGTCCGGTAAGTATGACTACCTGCAAATCGTTGAAAACCAGAGGGTTAACTCCAAGGTCACCCAGCGCGTGATTGCAACCGTTGGGCGTATGGACAAACTGAGTGCCAAAGGCGAGGTCGAGACCCTCATCCGCTCTCTTTCGCGTTTCAGCGAGAAAGCTTTGCTGGTCCTTTCCGGGAAGAGCGAGATCCAGTGTGAGGCAAAGACGATCGGCCCCGCCATCATCTTTGAACGGCTCTGGTGTGAGTTGGGAATTCAACAGGTGATCAGAGACCTGCTCCATAACCGGGCTTTCCTGTTCGATGTGGAACGAGCCATCTTCCTCACCGTGTTGCACAGGATACTGATCAGCGGATCGGACCGCTTCTGCGACAAGTGGCGCCGCGATCTCGTGGTCAAGGGAACCGAAGACCTCGCTCTGCATCAGTTCTACCGGGCGATGGCGTTTCTGGGCGAAGTGCTGGACGATCAGGAACATGCCACCCTGTCTTCTCCGCGATGTGTCAAGGATGTCATCGAGGAGAAAATGTTCGCGGGCCAGCGCCACCTGTTTGCCGAGCTGGACCTGGTGTTTTTCGACACCACTTCCGTTTACTTCCATGGCGAAGGAGGTGAAAGCCTTGGCAGGAGAGGGTTCAGCAAGGATCACCGCCCCGAGCTCAAGCAAATGGTGGTGGGAGCCGTCCTGGACCAGAACGGCAGGCCTCTTTGCTGTGAGATGTGGCCGGGCAACTCCACGGACGTCAAGACTCTGGTTCCCGTGACGGATCGCATTCGCAAGCGTTTTGGGGTGGGGAGGTTCTGCATCGTGGCCGACCGTGGCATGGTCAGCAGGGAGACGATCCGAGAACTTGAAGAAAGGAAGATAGCTTACATCCTTGGGACCCGGATGCGGAAGGTCAAGGAGATCACCGCCGAAGTACTTGCCCGAGCCGGCCGCTACAAGGAGGTCAAGTGTGAAGGGCGCTCTCCCCTCAAGGTCAAGGAGGTCATGGTGCGGGACAAGCGCTACATCGTTTGTCTGAATCCCAAGCAGGCCGAGAAGGACAAAGCCGACCGTGACAAGATCATCGACTCGCTCAGGGAACAGATCCGCAAAGGCCCCAAGGCGCTTGTCGGCAACGAGGGGTATCGCAAGTTCCTCAAGGTGGACAAGGACAGCATCCATATCGATCTCGACAAGGTCAAGGAGGAGGAGAGGTTCGACGGGAAGTGGGTCCTCATCACCAACACCAACTGGTCTTCGGATCGGGTGGCCCTTAAGTACAAGGAACTCTGGCAGGTAGAGCACTCCTTCAGAGACCTCAAGTCGACCTTTGAGACGCGGCCCGTTTTCCATCAACGTGATGTCCGGGGACATGTGTTCTGCTCCTTCCTGGCGCTGGTACTTCGAAAGGAGCTCTACCGGCGTCTGGACCGGGCGGCCCACGCCTTTGAGTGGTCCGATATCAAGCAAGATCTGAGTGCCCTCCAGGAAATCGTCATCGAGGAGAACGGCAAGCGCTTCGCTCTGCGGTCCCAATGTCTGGGCACGTGCAGCAGCGTCTTCAGGGCCGTGGGAGTTGCCATCCCTCCCACCATCCGGGTACTCTCCTAG